A region of Necator americanus strain Aroian chromosome I, whole genome shotgun sequence DNA encodes the following proteins:
- a CDS encoding hypothetical protein (NECATOR_CHRI.G2076.T2), whose translation MRFNDNRWTRAVSDWVPRDIKRTTGRPPTRWSDFFTKSLKEKYDALRVPRERRNHWATLARDRDKWKNYWRPLDQFEDQRQWLEGKRKIELVSLRKTQPLSHSVVLEGIDPSNIISRDDALKIPSIREWWEGDTMAGFHTVIRNKEDILVLIRIGSDFCDLVDAISLE comes from the exons atgcgctttaatgacaaccgttggaccagagccgtgagcgactgggttccccgcgatatcaagcgcactacaggaagaccgccgacccgatggtcagatttcttcacgaagtccttgaaagaaaaatatgatgctcttcgtgtcccacgcgaaaggaggaaccactgggctactctggcacgcgatcgggacaaatggaagaattactggcgcccgctcgaccagttcgaagatcaacgg CAGTGGCTTGAAGGTAAACGTAAGATCGAGCTTGTATCGCTGAGAAAGACGCAACCTCTTAGCCACAGTGTGGTTCTTGAAGGTATAGACCCCTCAAACATTATTTCTCGGGATGATGCGCTAAAAAT ACCGTCTATCCGAGAATGGTGGGAAGGTGACACTATGGCTGGATTTCATACTGTAATTCGTAACAAAGAAGATATTTTGGTTCTGATTCGGATAGGTAGTGACTTTTGCGATTTGGTGGATGCAATAAGTCTAGAGTGA
- a CDS encoding hypothetical protein (NECATOR_CHRI.G2076.T1): protein MEELLAPARPVRRSTGVKVIKQWLEGKRKIELVSLRKTQPLSHSVVLEGIDPSNIISRDDALKIPSIREWWEGDTMAGFHTVIRNKEDILVLIRIGSDFCDLVDAISLE from the exons atggaagaattactggcgcccgctcgaccagttcgaagatcaacgggtgtcaaggtaatcaag CAGTGGCTTGAAGGTAAACGTAAGATCGAGCTTGTATCGCTGAGAAAGACGCAACCTCTTAGCCACAGTGTGGTTCTTGAAGGTATAGACCCCTCAAACATTATTTCTCGGGATGATGCGCTAAAAAT ACCGTCTATCCGAGAATGGTGGGAAGGTGACACTATGGCTGGATTTCATACTGTAATTCGTAACAAAGAAGATATTTTGGTTCTGATTCGGATAGGTAGTGACTTTTGCGATTTGGTGGATGCAATAAGTCTAGAGTGA
- a CDS encoding hypothetical protein (NECATOR_CHRI.G2077.T1) — protein MRQEAVATPYLFNFAIDDIMRRTVEQCPTDVILARSARPSVDLEYANDVVTFASSSAKLQHVVNLVSKLASAYGL, from the coding sequence ATGAGACAAGAAGCCGTGGCGACACCCTATCTGTTCAATTTTGCCATCGATGACATAATGCGgagaacagttgagcagtgtcccACTGATGTCATTTTAGCACGTTCCGCACGTCCCTCggtggatctcgagtacgctaaCGATGTAGTAACATTCGCTTCTAGCAGTGcgaagttacaacatgttgtgaaccttgtatcgaaattagcttCAGCATACGGACTGTGA
- a CDS encoding hypothetical protein (NECATOR_CHRI.G2078.T1) — protein MQAVEGLEETGIRVDGQPIELVDEFCYLGCMLKNDGNYERDIQQRFAGANSAFNSLTKCLWSTSIATSQATSLPIRNSTYHIVQIGDLGSAGDSDGEA, from the coding sequence atgcaagcagttgagggtctcgaggagacgggaatcagggtggacggacaacctatcgaactcgtggatgagttctgttatttgggctgtatgctgaaaaacgatggcaactacgagagagatattcagcaaagatttGCTGGAGCTAactcggcattcaactcactgaccaagtgcctgtggtcgacctccATCGCTACAAGTCAAGCTACAAGTCttcctatccgcaattcgacCTATCACATTGTacagatcggagacttgggcagcgccgGCGACagtgatggagaagcttga
- a CDS encoding hypothetical protein (NECATOR_CHRI.G2079.T1) has product MGSDMFKDDIPALGRNTRPPVKSIGLKRHEPRFSCALSSAVEVAVGVEMGPSRKVAMGGASKARYRDAAPHRLERSRVRNRTVLPVVLTLK; this is encoded by the exons atgggctcggatatgttcaaggacgacataCCCGCGTTAGGCCGTAACACCCGGCCGCCGGtcaagtcaa tagggttaaaacgacatgaaccacggttCAGTTGTGCTTTGAGCAGCGCAGTGGAggtagcggttggagtcgagatgggaccatcgcgaaaagtagcgatgggtggtgccagcaaggctCGTTACCGCGACGCtgcaccgcaccgcctcgagagaagccgcgtacgcaatcgcACCGTGCTTcctgttgttttgaccctaaaATAG
- a CDS encoding hypothetical protein (NECATOR_CHRI.G2080.T1), with product MKIIVISTLVVLIKSAPKCQRTQLFSFGARFKSTRLIEPPWDEHIAVLRRLGSPFERETFAHVMRSQEFKLLIEGYMLTNLQHKMVSFYHLMGKSKNKVAHFFYKRWPKERIVSRMMVVHGLHVILAANYRPKCQSRTRKSINEEETTLKDLNEADEETGLQINRKKKQFMKNVFFEEECNLKAPDRGNFVVRLP from the exons GGTTGTCCTCATTAAATCAGCTCCGAAATGTCAAAGGACGCAACTGTTTTCGTTCGGTGCTAGGTTTAAGTCGACAAGGCTGATAGAACCACCATGGGACGAACATATCGCAGTCTTGAGGAGGCTCGGATCCCCGTTCGAGAGAGAAACTTTCGCGCACGTCATG AGATCACAGGAATTCAAACTGTTAATAGAAGGATATATGCTTACGAATCTTCAACATAAGATGGTGtcattttatcatttaatG ggaaaatcgaaaaacaaGGTGGCACACTTTTTCTACAAAAGATGGCCGAAGGAGCGCATAGTATCAAGAAT GATGGTGGTTCATGGGCTGCACGTAATTCTAGCGGCGAACTACCGTCCGAAATGCCAATCAAGAACAAGA AAAAGTATCAATGAAGAGGAGACGACGCTCAAGGATTTGAACGAAGCAGATGAGGAAACAGGATTGCAAATAAAccgaaagaagaaacagttcatgaagaacgtctTCTTCGAGGAGGAGTGCAACTTGAAGGCCCCagatcgtggaaacttcgtcgtACGTCTACCTTGA
- a CDS encoding hypothetical protein (NECATOR_CHRI.G2080.T2): MIDAPLRYNFSTIFTIPTGYWKRKIGNPVRRGDTVSPTLFKSINEEETTLKDLNEADEETGLQINRKKKQFMKNVFFEEECNLKAPDRGNFVVRLP, encoded by the exons ATGATCGATGCGCCACTACGGTACAACTTTTCCACCATCTTCACCATACCCACTGGATattggaaaaggaaaattggAAATCCAGTACGACGAGGCGATACTGTGTCCCCGACGCTGTTC AAAAGTATCAATGAAGAGGAGACGACGCTCAAGGATTTGAACGAAGCAGATGAGGAAACAGGATTGCAAATAAAccgaaagaagaaacagttcatgaagaacgtctTCTTCGAGGAGGAGTGCAACTTGAAGGCCCCagatcgtggaaacttcgtcgtACGTCTACCTTGA
- a CDS encoding hypothetical protein (NECATOR_CHRI.G2080.T3): MKIIVISTLVVLIKSAPKCQRTQLFSFGARFKSTRLIEPPWDEHIAVLRRLGSPFERETFAHVMRSQEFKLLIEGYMLTNLQHKMVSFYHLMGKSKNKVAHFFYKRWPKERIVSRMYVKWARECKIKRPIAEKNHVVDK; this comes from the exons GGTTGTCCTCATTAAATCAGCTCCGAAATGTCAAAGGACGCAACTGTTTTCGTTCGGTGCTAGGTTTAAGTCGACAAGGCTGATAGAACCACCATGGGACGAACATATCGCAGTCTTGAGGAGGCTCGGATCCCCGTTCGAGAGAGAAACTTTCGCGCACGTCATG AGATCACAGGAATTCAAACTGTTAATAGAAGGATATATGCTTACGAATCTTCAACATAAGATGGTGtcattttatcatttaatG ggaaaatcgaaaaacaaGGTGGCACACTTTTTCTACAAAAGATGGCCGAAGGAGCGCATAGTATCAAGAATGTATGTGAAATGGGCCAGAGAATGCAAGATAAAACGTCCtattgccgaaaaaaaccaTGTTGTTGACAAATAA